Genomic segment of Acidobacteriota bacterium:
CCCACGGCACCGGCACGGTGCGCGGTGATCGTGCCGAGCTCGAGGCCTTGAAGAGCGCCGTCGGGGAGCGCGATCGCCCGCTCTGGGTGGGCTCCGTCAAGGCCAACATCGGCCATCTCGAGGCCGCTGCCGGCATCGCCGGCCTGATCAAGACGACGCTGCTCCTCGGTCGTGGTGTGGTGCCGGCGACCCTGGGCTTCGAGCGTCCCGCCAAGGCCCTGCGCGAGGCGGCTTCCAGCCTCGCCGTCGCGTCCCGCCTCGAGCCCTGGAGCGACGAGGGTCGCTGGGCCGGTGTCAGCTCCTTCGGATTCGCCGGCACCAACGCCCATCTGGTGCTGGCGGCGGCTCCCGCTCAGGCGGCGCCTTCACCGAATCCGGACCCGTCGATCCGCGACTTGTCAGTGTCGGCGCGGCCCGACGAGATCCTCCTGCCGCTCTCGGCCCATCATCCCGACGCCCTGCGCCAGCGAGCCCGGGATCTGGCGCAGTGGATCGGCGGCGAGCCGGCGCCTTGCCTCGCCGATCTCGCTTACACCCTGATCCGCCGCCGCGACCATTTCGCGCACCGTCTCGTCGTCTCGAGCAGTACCACCGCCGAGGCGGCGCGTGCCCTGAGGGCCTGGTCCGCGGGCGAGGACCATCCGGCCGTCCTGGCGGGGCCGGGGGCTGCTTCCGGGGCCGCTGGCGGCAGCTTCTTGGCCGGTGGTGAGATCGGCGGACCGGAAAGCGGCCAGGTGGTTCCGCTGCCGCCCTATCCCTACCTGCGCCAGCGTTATTGGCCCGACGATGTGGCGGTCGCGGCGGCGACGCCGTCAAGGCCGTCGACTTCGCCGCAGACGGATTGGGCCGAAATGCCGGCGGCGGAGCGCTCCGCCGCCCTCGGCGACTGGGTCGCCTCCGCCGTCGCCGAGGCCCTCGGCCCAGAATTCCGCGACGCCTTCGACGCCACCGCCGCCGCGGGCACCGCCGAGACCGAGCCCAGTCTTCTCGAGCTCGGCCTGGAGTCCTTGGCGGCCCTCGAGCTGCAGGCGCGCATCGCCAGCCAGACGGGCCAGATCATCGCCATTCCGGAGCAGCTGGACCGGTTGACGGTCGCTCGCTTGACGGAGCTTCTCCTCGCCCGCTTCGCGGTGGAGGAGCCGAGTCCGTCGAGCGAGTGGGAGACCCTGCGCCTATGACCGTCGCCGCCTTCCTCGAGCGCTTGTCGGAGCGCGGTATCGAGCTCTGGGCCGATCGCGACGAGCTGGTGGTGCGTGCTCCTCGCGGTCTGATCGACGATCAACTGCGTGGTGAGCTGAAGCGTCGCAAGGCGGCTCTCTTGACGGAGCTGCGGCAACGGGATGACGGGCCGCCGGCGCTCCCGGCCCTGCGCTCCGACCCGGCGGCGCGCCATCAACCTTTTCCGCTGACGGAGATTCAACGCGCCTACTGGTTCGGCCGCAACCCGGCCTTCGAGCTCGGCGCCGTCGGAATTCACGTCTACGAGGAGATCAGCGCCGAGGACCTCGACGTGGCCCGCCTCGAGGAGGCCTGGAACCGCGTCCTCGACCGCCACGAGATGCTGCGCTGCGTCGTCCTTGCGGACGGTCGACAGCACATCTTGCCGGAAGTGCGCTATCGCCTAGCAACGATTGATTTGCGGGGCCTGCCGCCGGCAGCACGGGAGGAGCAGCTCCTGAGCTGCCGGCGGCGTTGGGAAGGCCACGTCTACAGCCCCGAAGAGTGGCCCCTCTTCCGCCTGGTGGCGGTGCGTCTCACGGCGCACCGCTGGCGCCTGTTCGTCAGCATCGACGCCCTCCATGTCGACATGGGGAGCTTCGCGATCGTCTTCCGTGACTGGATGACCTTCTATCGCGAGCCCGCCGCCGAGCTGCCGAAGCTCGAGGTTTCCTATCGCGACTACGCCCTCGCCCTGCGCGAGGTCGAGGCTTCGCAGGTCGCCGAACGCGACCGCGACTACTGGCGGCGCCGCGCCGCCGAGCTGCCGCCGGCGCCCCAGATCGCCTGGCGCTGCGCCCCAGGGGACTTGCCGCGACAACGCTTCGAGCGCCGCAAGGGGCGCCTCCAGGCCGCCCGCTGGCAGCGCGTGAAGAAACGGGCCGCGGCGGCGGGCCTGACTCCCTCGGGGCTGACGCTGGCGGTCTTTGCCGAGGTTCTCGCCACCTGGGCGGCGAGCCCGCGGATGACCCTCAACGTCACCCTCTTCAACCGCTTGCCGCTCCATCCCCAGGTGAACGGCCTGGTCGGAGATTTCACCTCGATGGTGCTGCTGGGTGTCGACATGGCGGCCGGCGAGAGCTTCGAAGAGCGTTCGCGGGGACTGCAGAAGCAGCTTTGGCGGGATCTCCAGCACCGCACCGTCAGCGGCGTCGAAACCCTGCGCGAGGTGGCCCGGGCGCAGGGCAAGCAGGCCGGCGAGCTGATCATGCCCTACGTCTTCACCAGCACCCTCAACCTGCCGGTTCAGGGTGTCTTGCCGCTCAAGGAGCTGGGGGAGCGCAGCTACAACATCATCCAGACGCCCCAGGTCTCCCTCGACCTGCAGGTCTTCGAGGAGGATGGTGACCTGGTCTATCACTGGGACTGGGTCGACGGGCTGTTCGAGACCAGCGCTGCGGAAGACATGTTCGCCGCCTTCCGGATCGCCCTCGAGACCCTGGCCGATCGCGAGGCGAGCTGGCAGGATCCCTATCTGCCCTTGCTGCCGGCCTCCCAGGTGGCCCGTCGCGAGGTGGTCAACGCCACCGCCGGGCCGGTGGCCGAGAGTAGCCTGGTGGATCTGCTGGCGGCGGCCATCGCCGAGCACGGCGACCAGCCGGCGGTGCTCGCCGAAGATCGCGAGCTGACCTTCGACGCCCTCGATAGGCTCGCCAACGGGGTCGCCTGGGCCTGCCGCGAAGCCGGTCTCGGGGCAGAGCGGCCGGCGGGCGAGACGCCGGTGGCGATCGTGCTCGAGAAGGGCTGGCAGCAGGTGGTCGCGGCCCTCGGCGTGCTGCGCGCCGGTGCCCCCTATCTGCCGATCGATGCGGCGCAGCCGGTGCGTCGGCGTGACCTTCTATTGGCCGATGGCGACGTTCGCTGGGTGATTGCCGGCGAGCCGCTCGAAGACCTGCCACCGGGGGTCCAGTGCCTGCCCTTCGAGGCCAGCCCGCGGCCGTCGCTGCCCGCCGCCTGGGCGCCTCGCCCGGAGGATCTCGCCTACATCCTCTACACCTCCGGCTCGACCGGGTCGCCGAAGGGCGTGATGATCGAGCATCGCAGCCTGGTCAACCGCATTCTGGACGTTAATCGGAGATTCGGGGTCGGTCCCGAGGATCGTGCCTTCGGGCTCACCGCGCTGCATCACGATCTGTCGACCTACGACCTCTTCGGCATCCTGGCGGCGGGCGGAGCGCTGGTCTTGCCGCGCGCCGACGGCGTTCTCGATCCGGCCCACTGGGCCGAGCGGCTCGCCGCCGCGGGGGTCACCCTGTGGAACTCGGTGCCGGCGTTCCTCGGGCTGCTGGTCGAGCACCTCGAGAAGGCCCACGAGTCGGCGGAGGCCGCGCCGACGGTGCAGTCCCTGCGACTCGCCCTGCTGGCCGGCGATTGGATTCCCGTCGACCTTCCGGACCGCGCGCGGCGCTTGGTGCCGGGTCTCGAGTTCGTCAGCCTCGGGGGCCCGACGGAAACCACCGTCTGGGACATCTGCTATCCGGTGGAGGAGGTTTCCCCGGCGTGGAGCAGCATCCCCTACGGCCGGCCGATGACCAATGCCTCCTACTACGTGCTCGACGAGCGGCTGGCGCCGCGGCCCGACGGCGTCGCCGGCGAGATGTACATCGCCGGCGTCGGCCTGGCGCGCGGCTACTGGCGCGATCCGGTCAAGACCGACGAACGCTTCCTGGATCATCCCGAGACGGGCCGTCGCCTCTATCGTTCCGGCGATCGCGGACGGTTCTTGGCGGACGGCAACCTCGAGATCCTCGGCCGGGTCGACTTTCAGCTCAAGGTGCGGGGCGTGCGCATCGAGGCAGCGGAGGTGGAGGCCGCCATCGAGGCCCACGACGACGTCCAACGGGCGGTGGTGTCGGCGGCCGGCGAAGGTCTCGAGCGGCAGCTGGTGGCCCACGTCGTGCCGGCCGTGGCGCGGCGGTCGGAAGCGGTGGCGTCGGAGGCCTCCCGCTACCGGCCGGAGCGCAGCCGCCTCGCCGCCCTCGATCAGGCGGAGCTCAAGCTGTCGCTGCCGGGGTTGCGACGGGACGCCGGGGTCGGCGTGACGGTCGACCTCGCCGACCGGGCCGGCGCCGACGGCCGACCAGCCCGCGGCGAGGCCAGTGCCCTGCGCCGTCGGACCTGCCGGCGCTACGCCGGCGGCTCGCTGCCGCTGGCCGACCTCGCCGGCTTGCTGACGGCCTTGCAGGGCGAGCGCTCGCCGGCGGCGCCCTTGCCGCGCTATCGCTTTCCCTCGGCGGGCAGCCTCTACCCGGTGCAGACCTATCTGCAGGTTGCCGAAGGAGGCGTCGAGGGCCTCGCCGGTGGCACCTACTACTACCACCCGGTCGAGCATCGCTTGACCCGCCTCGGCGGCGAGCAGCCGATCGCCTCCATCCACGTGCCGCACAACGTCGCGGTGGCGCGCCAGGCGCCCTTCGCCCTCTTCTTCGTCGGCGCCCTGGCACCGGTGCGGGCCCTCTACGGCGATCTGGCGCGCGACTTCTGTCTCCTCGAAGCCGGCGCCATGTTGCAGCTCCTGATGACCGAGGCGGAGCGCTGGCAGCTCGGTCTCTGTCCGGTCGGCGACCTGGATGTCGCCGCCCTCACGCCGGCCCTGCGTCTCGAGCCGGACACCGTCTTTCTTCATGGCCTTCTCGGCGGCCGACCCGCCCCCGCCGCGGCGGAACGGTCGCCGGGGAGGCCCCTCGAGTCGCGCCTGCGGGAGTGGACCGCCGAACGCTTGCCGGCGGCGATGGTGCCCAGCGCCTGGGTGGTGCTCGACGAGCTGCCCCTGACCGCCAACGGCAAGGTCGACCGGCGAGCGCTGCCGGCACCGCGACGGGCGGTCTCGCCGGCGTCGGCGCGACCGCCCGCGGCGCCGGTCGCCTCGGCGGCGCCGGAGCAGTCGGCGGGCAGCGCCCTCGAGGGCCGCCTGACGGCGCTGGTGGGAGAGGTCCTCGGGATCGCCGAGGTGCGTCCCCACGACCGCTTCTTCGAGTTCGGGGCCAACTCCGTGGATCTGGTGCGCATCGCCATCGAGCTGCGCCGGATGCTCGATCGAGATCTCTCGGTCGTCGAGATCTTTCGTCACCCGACGGTGGCTTCCCTGGCCGCCTTCCTCGACGCCGGAACCGCCAGCGGCGTCGGTCGGCGGGGGGCGCGACGAGCGGCGGCGCGGCGAGCCGCCGCCAGCGGTCGGCGCCGGCGCGCTGGCCGGGAGGACGCCGGATGAGCGTTCACGACGAGATCGCCATCGTCGGAATGGCCGGTCGCTTCCCGGGCGCCGACTCCGTCGCCGAGCTCTGGCGCCTGCTGCGCGCGGGCCGCGAGGGCATCGTGCGGCAGACCGGCTCCGACGGCCGCCACATGGCCGCCGGCGGGCCTCTCGCCGGCATCGAGGACTTCGACGCCGAGTTCTTCGCCATCAGCCCGGGGGAGGCGGAGATCACCGATCCGCAGCATCGGCTGTTCCTCGAGTGTTCCTGGGAAGCCCTCGAGGAGGCCGGCGTCGACCCGGCGAGCGACCTCGCCATCGGGGTGTTCGCCGGCTGCAGCCTGAGCACCTATCTGATCGCTCATCTACTCGGCCGTCGTCCGGGGGCCGGTTCGGTCGACGACCTGCCAGCTTTGCTCGCCAACGACAAGGACTATCTGGCGACCCGCGTCTCCTACAAGCTCGGGCTGCACGGCCCGAGTGTCGGAGTGCAGACCGCTTGCTCGACCTCCTTGGTGGCGGTGCACCTCGCCTGCCAGAGCCTGATCGCCGGTGAATGCGATGTCGCCCTCGCCGGCGGCGCCACGGTTCGCCTGCCGCAGGTTCCCGAGTACCGCCACCAGGAGGGTGGCTACCTGGCGCCGGACGGTCACTGCCGAGCCTTCGACGCCCGCGCCGCCGGCACCGTCTTCGGCAATGGCGTCGGCGTGGTCACCCTCAAGCGCCGGGTCGATGCCGAGGCCGAGGGCGACGCCATCGCGGCGATCATCAAGGGCTCGGCGATCAACAACGACGGCGGCGCCAAGGTGGGCTTCACGGCGCCGAGCGTCGAAGGGCAGGTCGAGGTGATCGCCGAGGCGGTGGAGATCGCCGGTGTGGCGGCCGACACCATCACCTATGTCGAGACCCACGGCACCGGCACTCCCCTGGGCGATCCGATCGAGGTCAGCGCCCTCGGGCAGGTCTACGGCGACCGCCGCCAGCCCTGCGCCTTGGGATCGGTGAAAACCAATCTCGGTCACCTCGAGTCCGCAGCCGGCGTCGCCAGCCTGATCAAGGCAACCCTCGCGCTGCAGCATCGTGAGCTACCGCCGAGCCTGCACTTCGAGTCGCCCAACCCGGATCTCGATCTGCGTCAGGGCGCTTTCCGGATTCAGGATCGCCTCGAGCCCTGGGAACCGGACGGCGTGCCGCGGCGTGCCGCCGTCAGCTCCTTCGGAATCGGCGGCACCAACGCTCACCTGATTCTCGAAGAAGCTCCGCTGCCCGAGGCGGCGCCGATGGAGGATCCGGCGGCGCGCTTGCTGATCCTCTCGGCGCGCAGCTCGGAAGCGCTGCGGGCGCGGGCGCAGCAGTTCGCCGACTGGCTGCTGGAAGCGCCCGGCTGGTCGGCGGTGACCGCTTCGGCGGCGCTGCGCCGGAGCCAGCACGAGGAGCGCTTGGCGCTGCCGGCACACACTGCCGATGAAGCGCGCGAGCTCCTCACCGGTTGGCTCGACGGGCGTCAGGACGAGCTGGTGGCCAGCGCCGCCGCGACCAGCGCCGCCGCGGCCTCCGGCGAGCGGCCTCGAATCGCCTTCGTCTACTCCGGCCAGGGGGCTCAGTGGTGGGCGATGGGGCGCGAGCTGCTCGAGACCTCGCCGGTCTTCCGGCAGGAGATCGAAGCCCTCGATGGCGAGATTCGTTCGCTGGTGTCCTGGTCCCTGCTCGAAGAGCTGACGGCGAGCGAGTCGGCTTCGCGCCTCGATGGCGACTCGATCACCATCACCCAGGTTTCGCTCTTCGCCCTGCAGGTCGCCCTCACCGGTCTGTGGCGCTCCTGGGGCGTCGAGGCGGATGCGGTGCTGGGGCACAGCATGGGCGAGGTGGCCGCCGCCTGGGCCAGCGGTGCCCTCGACCGGCGTGCGGCCGTCGAGGTCATCGTCCGCCGCTCGCGATTGCTCGAAGGTGCCACCGGCCAGGGGGCGATGGCGGCGGTCGAGCTGACCCTCGACGAGGCCCGACGATGGGCCGCCCGCGATCCCGAGCATCTTTCCGTCGCCGCCAGCAATGGGCCGCGGATGAGTGTGCTCTCGGGGCAGCGCCGAGCGCTCGAAGGAGTGCTCGAAGAGCTCGCCGCGGAGCAGGTCTGGACGCGGCCGCTGCGTACCACCGGTGTCGCCGGCCACAGCCCTCAGGTGGAGGGCATTCGCCGCCAGCTCGAGTCGCAGCTGGCGGGCCTCGTTCCGCGGGCCGCCGAGCGTTCGATGATCTCGACGGTGACCGGCGGCGAGATCGCCGGCAGCGAGCTCGATGCCCGCTACTGGGGCCGCAACCTGCGCCAGACGGTGCGTTTCGCCGAGGCGGTGGCGGCCTCCGGCTGCGATCTCTTCGTCGAGATCGGAGCCCATCCTGTCCTCACCGGGGCGGTGCGCGAAGTCTTGCCGCAGTCCCGGGCCTGGCCATCGCTGGTGCGCGAGGAGCCGGAGCGACAGCGCCTGCTGGCGACCTTCGGCCACCTGTGGAGCGTTGGAGCGGTGGCGGACTTGCAGCCCATTTTCCCGTCGCCGGCGGCGCCCTGCTCGCTGCCGCCCTATCCCTGGCAGCGCCAGCGCCATTGGATCGAACCGTCGTCGCCGGCGGCGCCGGTGCCGGCCGGCTTGCTCGGCGAGCGAATTCCCCTCGCCGGCCGGGACTCGACCCATCTTTGGCATCGCCGGGGCGCCCTGCCGAGCTGGCTCGACGACCATCGTGTCGAGGCCAATCCGCTGCTGCCCGCCGCCGCCTCCATCGATGCGGTGCGGCAAGCTCTCGAGGCGCAGGGCCATCAGGAGGTCGAGCTGATCGACGGGCGCTTCGATCGCCCTCTCTTCCTGACGCCCGACACCGAGCCGGTCTTCCAGGTCGTTCACGAGGCCGAGGAGGGGCGCTGCGCGGTGCTCAGCCGAGAGGCTGAAGGCCCCTGGCGCGAGCATTTCGACGCCACCCTGGGAGCGCCCGTCGCGCTGCCGTCGGGAGCTCGATTGGCGGTCCTCGAGGCGGCCTGTCCGCAGCGCCTCGACGGCGACGAACACTACCGCCGAATGGCGGCCGTCGGGGTGCAGTACGGCCCCGCCTTTCGCACCGTCGACGAGCTACGCCTTGGCGAAGATCAATCGCTGGTGCGGCTGCGGGAGGGCGGCCTCGCGCCGGCCTTTGCGGTGCTCCTCGATGGCGCCCTGCAGG
This window contains:
- a CDS encoding beta-ketoacyl synthase N-terminal-like domain-containing protein produces the protein MSGRPQPVAIVGIACRFPGASDPAAYWRLLESGGCALSEVPTDRWDAVEAAEGREGALPALRWGGFLPRIDAFDAAFFDLSPREAAEMDPQQRLALELAFEALEDAGQRPSELRARAVGVYLGALWSDFGRWAGQDRRRLNAFSATGHDLSAIAGRVSHRFGFEGPSMTVATASSSSLVAVHLACQSLAAGDCDLALAGGVNLMVTCQPTVAMARLGTLAPNGRPRPFDAAADGYVRGEGGGVVTLKRLDQALADGDPVYGVIHGGAVTHGGGGRTLAAPRAAGQVRLLRRAWQRAGVSPRQLGYVEAHGTGTVRGDRAELEALKSAVGERDRPLWVGSVKANIGHLEAAAGIAGLIKTTLLLGRGVVPATLGFERPAKALREAASSLAVASRLEPWSDEGRWAGVSSFGFAGTNAHLVLAAAPAQAAPSPNPDPSIRDLSVSARPDEILLPLSAHHPDALRQRARDLAQWIGGEPAPCLADLAYTLIRRRDHFAHRLVVSSSTTAEAARALRAWSAGEDHPAVLAGPGAASGAAGGSFLAGGEIGGPESGQVVPLPPYPYLRQRYWPDDVAVAAATPSRPSTSPQTDWAEMPAAERSAALGDWVASAVAEALGPEFRDAFDATAAAGTAETEPSLLELGLESLAALELQARIASQTGQIIAIPEQLDRLTVARLTELLLARFAVEEPSPSSEWETLRL
- a CDS encoding amino acid adenylation domain-containing protein encodes the protein MTVAAFLERLSERGIELWADRDELVVRAPRGLIDDQLRGELKRRKAALLTELRQRDDGPPALPALRSDPAARHQPFPLTEIQRAYWFGRNPAFELGAVGIHVYEEISAEDLDVARLEEAWNRVLDRHEMLRCVVLADGRQHILPEVRYRLATIDLRGLPPAAREEQLLSCRRRWEGHVYSPEEWPLFRLVAVRLTAHRWRLFVSIDALHVDMGSFAIVFRDWMTFYREPAAELPKLEVSYRDYALALREVEASQVAERDRDYWRRRAAELPPAPQIAWRCAPGDLPRQRFERRKGRLQAARWQRVKKRAAAAGLTPSGLTLAVFAEVLATWAASPRMTLNVTLFNRLPLHPQVNGLVGDFTSMVLLGVDMAAGESFEERSRGLQKQLWRDLQHRTVSGVETLREVARAQGKQAGELIMPYVFTSTLNLPVQGVLPLKELGERSYNIIQTPQVSLDLQVFEEDGDLVYHWDWVDGLFETSAAEDMFAAFRIALETLADREASWQDPYLPLLPASQVARREVVNATAGPVAESSLVDLLAAAIAEHGDQPAVLAEDRELTFDALDRLANGVAWACREAGLGAERPAGETPVAIVLEKGWQQVVAALGVLRAGAPYLPIDAAQPVRRRDLLLADGDVRWVIAGEPLEDLPPGVQCLPFEASPRPSLPAAWAPRPEDLAYILYTSGSTGSPKGVMIEHRSLVNRILDVNRRFGVGPEDRAFGLTALHHDLSTYDLFGILAAGGALVLPRADGVLDPAHWAERLAAAGVTLWNSVPAFLGLLVEHLEKAHESAEAAPTVQSLRLALLAGDWIPVDLPDRARRLVPGLEFVSLGGPTETTVWDICYPVEEVSPAWSSIPYGRPMTNASYYVLDERLAPRPDGVAGEMYIAGVGLARGYWRDPVKTDERFLDHPETGRRLYRSGDRGRFLADGNLEILGRVDFQLKVRGVRIEAAEVEAAIEAHDDVQRAVVSAAGEGLERQLVAHVVPAVARRSEAVASEASRYRPERSRLAALDQAELKLSLPGLRRDAGVGVTVDLADRAGADGRPARGEASALRRRTCRRYAGGSLPLADLAGLLTALQGERSPAAPLPRYRFPSAGSLYPVQTYLQVAEGGVEGLAGGTYYYHPVEHRLTRLGGEQPIASIHVPHNVAVARQAPFALFFVGALAPVRALYGDLARDFCLLEAGAMLQLLMTEAERWQLGLCPVGDLDVAALTPALRLEPDTVFLHGLLGGRPAPAAAERSPGRPLESRLREWTAERLPAAMVPSAWVVLDELPLTANGKVDRRALPAPRRAVSPASARPPAAPVASAAPEQSAGSALEGRLTALVGEVLGIAEVRPHDRFFEFGANSVDLVRIAIELRRMLDRDLSVVEIFRHPTVASLAAFLDAGTASGVGRRGARRAAARRAAASGRRRRAGREDAG
- a CDS encoding SDR family NAD(P)-dependent oxidoreductase, translating into MSVHDEIAIVGMAGRFPGADSVAELWRLLRAGREGIVRQTGSDGRHMAAGGPLAGIEDFDAEFFAISPGEAEITDPQHRLFLECSWEALEEAGVDPASDLAIGVFAGCSLSTYLIAHLLGRRPGAGSVDDLPALLANDKDYLATRVSYKLGLHGPSVGVQTACSTSLVAVHLACQSLIAGECDVALAGGATVRLPQVPEYRHQEGGYLAPDGHCRAFDARAAGTVFGNGVGVVTLKRRVDAEAEGDAIAAIIKGSAINNDGGAKVGFTAPSVEGQVEVIAEAVEIAGVAADTITYVETHGTGTPLGDPIEVSALGQVYGDRRQPCALGSVKTNLGHLESAAGVASLIKATLALQHRELPPSLHFESPNPDLDLRQGAFRIQDRLEPWEPDGVPRRAAVSSFGIGGTNAHLILEEAPLPEAAPMEDPAARLLILSARSSEALRARAQQFADWLLEAPGWSAVTASAALRRSQHEERLALPAHTADEARELLTGWLDGRQDELVASAAATSAAAASGERPRIAFVYSGQGAQWWAMGRELLETSPVFRQEIEALDGEIRSLVSWSLLEELTASESASRLDGDSITITQVSLFALQVALTGLWRSWGVEADAVLGHSMGEVAAAWASGALDRRAAVEVIVRRSRLLEGATGQGAMAAVELTLDEARRWAARDPEHLSVAASNGPRMSVLSGQRRALEGVLEELAAEQVWTRPLRTTGVAGHSPQVEGIRRQLESQLAGLVPRAAERSMISTVTGGEIAGSELDARYWGRNLRQTVRFAEAVAASGCDLFVEIGAHPVLTGAVREVLPQSRAWPSLVREEPERQRLLATFGHLWSVGAVADLQPIFPSPAAPCSLPPYPWQRQRHWIEPSSPAAPVPAGLLGERIPLAGRDSTHLWHRRGALPSWLDDHRVEANPLLPAAASIDAVRQALEAQGHQEVELIDGRFDRPLFLTPDTEPVFQVVHEAEEGRCAVLSREAEGPWREHFDATLGAPVALPSGARLAVLEAACPQRLDGDEHYRRMAAVGVQYGPAFRTVDELRLGEDQSLVRLREGGLAPAFAVLLDGALQALAALPAARGQAVVPESFAALRWRPGLPHWAHASLSADGQRGAVRWLAADGTLLGELVELQLRPLEATGDALQDVFWETSRCALAVPEIAPSRAVGEHWLAVSTSPSALEKFQTAVSASAVSPRLTVELLVGGEGAAGLAERWAQRAPQRLIFLSSGEAGGDSDQAEVALAFAQAVSRLDSPPACSWLTAGVQAGRDPAGAALWALARSLEVEGVGFPGKCIDVEEADHLIAEILDDGGESEVVLAAGGRRSALRLQPSPSLRRAVEKAPQGEDFALRPDRSYLITGGLGGLGLAVANRWATLGAGRIVLAAHRSAFAEEQAVIDDLVAAGGKVSVVSLDVRDGAAVERLVAAQNPPIGGIVHAAGRLADGTLETLDGAQLRQAWEPKALGAWNLHRATLDAELDFFVLFGSVATWVGSAGQSTHAAANGFLDGLALYRRRLGLPASSIGWGAWSEVGKAVGAERELASRGYRGLTTELGLAALTAIVASPGTALEPCLAVAPWSFDRWRTFYPEAAMAPRFAELATVPAASADLATRLAALAAGWPRQLLLEGALRQAAGEVLGLAGDDIDGTQPLRDLGLDSLRALELRNRLEGLLVVSLPATLLWRFPTVSALAEHLLEEVLELPSAKDEEAARSATPEAATSESAIPEPAMTESAAAPAAVPAADLGAVDDLSEAEVEALLAQTLDALDERGIG